GGTGCCGCCGCGCCCGCGCCGGCGGACGCCGTCGAGGGCGTACGGGCGGCGTTGCGGTCCGGCCGGTACGAGGAGGCCGCCGCGGCCGCGGTCGCCGTCGTCGCCGCCGACCCGCTGCGCGCGGACGCGCACTACCTGCACGGCCTCGCGCTCGCGAACCTCGGCCGCGACGCCGACGCGCTGGTCGAGCTCCGCAAGGCCGTCTACGTCGACCCGCTCGCCGGCTTCGCGCACTTCCTGCTCGCGGGCGTGCTGGCGCGGCTCGGCGACGCGCCGGGCGCGGCCCGGTCGTACCGGGCGGCGGCGGAGACCCTGGGACGCACGTCGGACGACGAGGCGGCCGCCGAGCTCGGCGGGCGCAGCGTCGCGGAGCTGGTGGAGCTGTGCTGGCAGCTCGCGGGAGGGCGGGGATGAGCGACTACGTGACGTTCCGGCTGGACGGGCGCGAGCTCGCCACCCGGATCGAGCTGGTGCGCGAGGTCGTGCGGCTCGGCGAGCTGGTGACGTTGCCCGGGATGGCGGCGCCGCTCGCGGGCGTGCTCGACCTGCGCGGCGTGTCGTTGCCGGTGGTCGACGTCCGCC
This window of the Mycobacteriales bacterium genome carries:
- a CDS encoding tetratricopeptide repeat protein → GAAAPAPADAVEGVRAALRSGRYEEAAAAAVAVVAADPLRADAHYLHGLALANLGRDADALVELRKAVYVDPLAGFAHFLLAGVLARLGDAPGAARSYRAAAETLGRTSDDEAAAELGGRSVAELVELCWQLAGGRG